A window from Pseudobutyrivibrio ruminis HUN009 encodes these proteins:
- a CDS encoding desulfoferrodoxin family protein has protein sequence MKFYVCEVCGNFVGMVKESGAPMSCCGQKMKELVPGTSDGAVEKHVPVCKVEGNVVTVEVGSVEHPMAPEHYIEWIAIETKQGAQRKVLEPGQKPCAQFALTDGDSLVAAYAYCNLHGLWKS, from the coding sequence ATGAAATTTTATGTATGCGAGGTTTGCGGTAATTTTGTAGGCATGGTTAAGGAGTCCGGTGCTCCAATGTCTTGCTGTGGTCAGAAGATGAAGGAGCTTGTTCCTGGTACTTCTGATGGTGCAGTTGAAAAGCATGTTCCTGTATGCAAGGTAGAGGGAAATGTGGTGACTGTAGAGGTTGGTTCTGTAGAGCATCCAATGGCTCCAGAGCACTACATTGAGTGGATTGCTATCGAAACAAAGCAGGGAGCTCAGAGAAAGGTTCTCGAGCCAGGTCAGAAGCCATGCGCTCAGTTCGCTCTTACAGATGGCGATTCGTTAGTTGCAGCTTATGCATATTGCAACTTACACGGATTATGGAAATCATAA
- a CDS encoding alpha/beta hydrolase: MDKNLAVIFPGVGYHSDKPLLYYSKKLAKNHGYEIKEVTYTFSNDLDSIKTNAAQAEAAINEALTQVVEQLKDIDFSSYDNVVFIGKSIGTAIAAKYAFDYGIEAESIIFTPIEMTFAYINACEGFVFHGSKDPLCDTDMCVQLCDELSITYAVIPDANHSLETGDVDTDIQNLHRIMKIVDGLF; encoded by the coding sequence ATGGATAAGAATTTAGCTGTTATATTTCCAGGAGTTGGATATCACTCAGATAAACCACTTTTGTACTATTCAAAGAAGCTTGCCAAGAATCATGGCTATGAAATAAAAGAAGTAACTTATACATTTTCAAATGATTTAGATTCTATCAAGACAAATGCCGCTCAGGCTGAGGCTGCAATCAATGAGGCTCTCACACAGGTAGTTGAGCAGTTAAAAGATATAGACTTTTCTTCCTATGATAATGTTGTCTTTATTGGAAAAAGCATTGGTACAGCTATCGCTGCCAAATACGCCTTTGACTATGGCATCGAAGCTGAAAGCATTATCTTCACACCTATCGAAATGACATTTGCATACATCAATGCCTGCGAAGGTTTTGTTTTCCACGGAAGCAAGGATCCTCTTTGTGATACTGATATGTGCGTCCAGCTTTGTGATGAACTTTCAATCACATATGCCGTCATCCCAGATGCAAACCACTCTTTAGAGACCGGTGATGTTGATACAGATATTCAAAACCTTCATAGAATAATGAAAATAGTAGATGGATTATTTTAA
- a CDS encoding polyphosphate polymerase domain-containing protein, with protein sequence MEKRYRHEWKHAITYADLLTIRQRMSAIAIPDPHTIDGKYLIRSLYFDNLNDKALREKVDGVNMREKFRIRYYNFDTRIIHLEKKSKLNGLGTKYHAPLTAEEAQKIVDGDIDWMIDSPYSLIQELYCKMRYQGMRPMTIVDYTREPFVYGPGNVRVTLDYDIRTGMNRTDFLNPECVTIPAGDAPIILEVKWDAYLPEIIRDAVQIPGTRVQAFSKYAQCRIYG encoded by the coding sequence ATGGAAAAGAGGTATAGGCATGAATGGAAACACGCTATAACCTACGCAGACTTGCTAACAATAAGGCAAAGAATGTCAGCTATAGCGATACCTGATCCACATACAATCGACGGAAAATATCTTATAAGAAGTCTTTATTTCGATAATCTGAATGACAAAGCACTTCGTGAAAAAGTGGATGGGGTGAACATGCGAGAGAAATTTCGCATAAGATATTATAACTTCGATACTAGAATAATCCACCTTGAAAAGAAAAGTAAACTCAACGGTCTTGGTACGAAATACCATGCTCCATTGACAGCGGAAGAGGCACAGAAGATAGTGGATGGAGATATTGATTGGATGATTGATTCCCCATATTCACTGATTCAGGAGCTGTATTGCAAGATGCGATATCAGGGAATGAGACCTATGACCATAGTAGATTACACCAGAGAGCCATTTGTATATGGACCTGGAAATGTAAGAGTTACATTAGATTATGACATAAGAACGGGGATGAATAGAACGGATTTCTTAAATCCAGAATGTGTAACAATTCCAGCGGGCGACGCTCCAATTATATTGGAGGTCAAATGGGATGCATATCTGCCAGAAATAATAAGAGATGCAGTACAAATCCCAGGGACTAGAGTGCAGGCATTTTCAAAATATGCACAGTGCAGGAT